A region from the Vicia villosa cultivar HV-30 ecotype Madison, WI linkage group LG3, Vvil1.0, whole genome shotgun sequence genome encodes:
- the LOC131654958 gene encoding BURP domain protein USPL1-like, with translation MRLSISSCTFILFTLLFSLIIQENYARKINNIMEVENSDHEDQHNSHKNHHQNQLEPELNVFFVPTDLKIGKIMPIYFSKKDISTTPKFLPKEDSEKLPFTPKKLPLLLDFFSIPKDSPQAKAMKYTLDQCNFEPMEGETKFCATSLESLFDFANSMFGPNSNFKFLTTKHVTESTIPLQNYTITKVNKISVPNAFGCHPMPYPYAVFYCHTQKGDANLYEIVVEGENGGVVEAAAICHMDTSKWDADHVAFRVLNTRPGKSPVCHFFPPDNLVLVPTP, from the exons atgagACTTTCAATTTCTTCTTGCACCTTCATCCTATTCACCCTACTCTTCTCTTTG aTTATTCAAGAGAATTATGCTAGAAAGATAAACAATATCATGGAAGTTGAAAATTCTGATCATGAAGATCAACACAATTCTCATaagaatcatcatcaaaatcaactaGAGCCTGAATTGAACGTATTTTTCGTTCCGACCGATCTAAAAATCGGAAAAATAATGCCGATTTATTTTTCGAAAAAAGACATATCAACAACTCCAAAATTCCTCCCTAAAGAAGACTCCGAAAAACTCCCTTTCACCCCAAAAAAACTCCCTCTCCTACTAGATTTCTTCTCCATCCCAAAAGACTCACCACAAGCCAAAGCCATGAAGTACACCCTAGACCAATGCAACTTTGAACCAATGGAAGGAGAAACCAAATTCTGCGCAACATCGTTAGAATCTCTATTCGATTTCGCAAACTCCATGTTCGGTCCAAACTCAAACTTCAAGTTTTTGAccacaaaacatgtcacagaatcCACCATCCCTTTACAAAACTACACCATAACAAAAGTGAACAAAATCTCAGTTCCTAATGCTTTTGGATGTCACCCCATGCCATACCCTTATGCGGTATTCTATTGTCATACACAAAAGGGTGATGCCAATTTATATGAGATTGTTGTTGAAGGAGAGAATGGTGGAGTTGTTGAAGCTGCGGCGATTTGTCATATGGATACGTCGAAATGGGACGCCGATCATGTCGCCTTTCGGGTTCTTAATACTCGGCCGGGGAAGTCTCCGGTGTGCCATTTTTTTCCGCCTGATAATCTGGTTTTGGTTCCTACACCATAA
- the LOC131654959 gene encoding probable transmembrane ascorbate ferrireductase 4, whose translation MNTLLFLARVSGLAVAFLVLFWTLSFKSSFLNPSLPQQDLIYAILHPLLMVIGFILLSGEAILVHRWLPGSKGLKKLVHLWLQGLALSCGIFGIWTKFQGKDGIVANFYSLHSWMGFICVSLFGAQWLIGFSNFWHRGEVRRVRTKILPWHVFVGLYTYALAVATAETGLLEKLTFLQTQRNVSKHNTESMVVNTLGLCLALFGGFVILAAVSPNKYQYIQNKLLYSS comes from the exons ATGAACACTTTGCTATTTCTAGCAAGAGTTTCAGGTCTTGCAGTTGCATTTCTAGTTCTCTTCTGGACTCTCTCTTTCAAATCTAGCTTCCTCAATCCTTCACTTCCTCAACAAGATCTCATCTACGCA ATTCTTCATCCATTGCTTATGGTCATTGGGTTTATCCTCTTAAGTGGAGAAG CAATTTTGGTGCATAGATGGTTACCTGGTTCCAAGGGTTTGAAGAAATTGGTACATTTATGGCTTCAAGGATTGGCTTTATCTTGTGGGATATTTGGAATTTGGACTAAATTTCAGGGAAAGGATGGGATTGTGGCTAATTTCTATAGTTTGCATTCATGGATGGGTTTCATTTGTGTATCCCTCTTTGGAGCTCAG TGGCTAATAGGGTTCTCAAACTTTTGGCACCGAGGAGAAGTGCGAAGAGTGCGGACAAAGATCTTACCTTGGCATGTATTTGTTGGTCTATACACTTATGCATTAGCAGTAGCAACAGCTGAAACTGGATTACTGGAGAAGTTGACATTCTTGCAAACACAAAGAAATGTATCCAAGCACAACACTGAATCCATGGTTGTGAATACTTTGGGACTTTGTCTTGCTCTCTTTGGTGGCTTTGTTATTTTAGCTGCTGTTTCACCTAATAAGTATCAATACATTCAAAACAAACTTTTGTATTCATCTTAA